In a genomic window of Myxococcus fulvus:
- a CDS encoding LysR family transcriptional regulator, with protein sequence MDDIAPPPSTRLDIKDLRVVMALASAGTTAQAASLLHLTQPAVSRALLSAEDKLEATLFDRTPRGLVLTEAGRRLVAGAGKLLVELGELEREVRTPATPPVRLRLVCECYTAYHWLPSLLVELRRSIPRLTVDLAVEHTQSPLPAIEAGDIDVALLTHSPLRRSSTFEVRPLFQDELVFVVSPSHPLAARKTFTAEDLKAHPLLTSHTPKTQDVWFVNQVFGRERPRLRVERIPLTEALLDLARAGLGVAVMSEWIIAPHLSRGDLVLRRLDTGPLERPWRIAWRKEAGDAAARLGKALLGLAPQRVAELDVSLQRG encoded by the coding sequence ATGGATGACATCGCTCCGCCCCCGAGCACCCGCCTGGACATCAAGGACCTGCGGGTGGTGATGGCGCTGGCCTCGGCCGGCACGACGGCGCAGGCCGCGTCCCTGCTCCACCTCACCCAGCCCGCCGTCAGCCGCGCCCTGCTCTCCGCGGAGGACAAGCTGGAGGCCACCCTCTTCGACCGCACGCCGCGCGGGCTCGTGCTCACGGAGGCGGGGCGCCGGCTCGTCGCCGGGGCCGGCAAGCTGCTCGTCGAGCTGGGCGAGCTGGAGCGCGAGGTGCGCACCCCCGCCACGCCGCCCGTCCGCCTGCGGCTGGTGTGCGAGTGCTACACGGCCTACCACTGGCTGCCCTCCTTGCTGGTGGAGCTGCGCCGCTCCATCCCCCGGCTCACGGTGGACCTGGCGGTGGAGCACACCCAGTCCCCGCTCCCCGCCATCGAGGCGGGCGACATCGACGTGGCGCTGCTCACCCACTCCCCGCTGCGCCGCTCCTCCACCTTCGAGGTACGCCCGCTCTTCCAAGACGAGCTGGTCTTCGTGGTCTCCCCGTCCCATCCCCTGGCGGCGCGAAAGACGTTCACCGCCGAGGACCTCAAGGCGCACCCCCTGCTGACGTCGCACACGCCCAAGACGCAGGACGTCTGGTTCGTGAATCAAGTCTTCGGTCGGGAGCGCCCGCGCCTGCGCGTCGAGCGAATCCCGCTCACGGAGGCCCTGCTGGACCTGGCGCGGGCGGGCCTGGGCGTCGCGGTGATGTCGGAGTGGATCATCGCGCCCCACCTCTCGCGCGGCGACCTGGTCCTGCGGCGGCTCGACACCGGGCCCCTGGAGCGGCCGTGGCGCATCGCCTGGCGGAAGGAGGCGGGGGACGCCGCCGCGCGACTCGGGAAGGCGCTGCTCGGGCTCGCCCCCCAACGGGTCGCGGAGCTGGACGTGTCACTCCAGCGTGGGTGA
- a CDS encoding transposase: MPYTDAFKTQMVKRMVGPGAVSAAALARQVGVSQPTLSQWLREANRVAAMRPPPEEKKPTAPVGPKKWTPEEKLRVLAATQGLTGEELGALLRSEGLHEAQLKEWQQAAAGALSGISTEPLPAKERK; the protein is encoded by the coding sequence GTGCCGTACACGGATGCATTCAAGACGCAGATGGTGAAGCGGATGGTGGGCCCAGGCGCGGTGAGCGCCGCGGCGCTGGCCCGGCAGGTGGGGGTGTCCCAACCGACGCTGTCGCAGTGGTTGCGCGAGGCGAATAGGGTGGCGGCGATGAGGCCCCCGCCTGAAGAGAAGAAACCCACCGCGCCCGTAGGGCCGAAGAAGTGGACGCCGGAGGAGAAGCTGCGCGTGCTGGCGGCAACCCAGGGGCTCACGGGCGAGGAGTTGGGCGCCCTCCTTCGCAGCGAGGGGCTGCACGAGGCGCAGCTGAAGGAGTGGCAGCAGGCCGCAGCGGGGGCGCTCTCGGGTATCTCTACGGAGCCGCTGCCCGCCAAGGAGCGCAAGTGA
- a CDS encoding glutathione binding-like protein — MQLYFLPMSCSLATRISLYEAGADVRFIPVDRKTKRTAEGQDYREVHPLALVPALRKEDGAVLFESAAILQYIAHRWPDAKLAPVDPQGREQLQRWLSFIATELHKTVFAPVFDVSSPNAVKEYALAKAPARLDVLEHHLSGREFLLDAFSVADAYCFVVLNWCGATPLDLKKWPALSAYVSRLRERPNVARAVKEEWALYSEHKRDDRL; from the coding sequence ATGCAGCTGTATTTCCTGCCCATGTCCTGCTCGCTCGCGACCCGGATCTCGCTCTACGAGGCCGGCGCGGACGTCCGCTTCATCCCGGTGGACCGCAAGACGAAGCGGACCGCGGAGGGACAGGACTATCGCGAGGTCCATCCACTGGCGCTCGTCCCGGCGCTGCGCAAGGAGGACGGGGCGGTGCTGTTCGAGAGCGCCGCCATCCTCCAGTACATCGCCCACCGCTGGCCGGACGCGAAGCTGGCGCCGGTGGACCCCCAGGGCCGCGAGCAGCTCCAGCGGTGGCTGTCCTTCATCGCCACGGAGCTGCACAAGACGGTCTTCGCGCCCGTGTTCGATGTGAGCTCGCCGAACGCCGTGAAGGAGTATGCGCTGGCGAAGGCGCCCGCGAGGCTCGACGTCCTGGAGCATCACCTGTCGGGTCGCGAGTTCCTCCTCGACGCCTTCAGCGTGGCGGATGCCTATTGCTTCGTCGTGCTCAACTGGTGTGGCGCCACGCCGCTGGACCTGAAGAAGTGGCCCGCGCTGAGCGCCTACGTGTCGCGGCTGCGCGAGCGCCCGAACGTCGCCAGGGCCGTGAAGGAGGAGTGGGCCCTCTATTCGGAACACAAGCGGGACGACAGGCTTTGA
- a CDS encoding transposase, which translates to MKEARHCGVRAVKTFAEGLQHDHDAVLASMQTPWSNGQCEGQVTRLKPLKRQMYGRACFDLLRCRVLLAT; encoded by the coding sequence CTGAAGGAAGCACGGCATTGTGGGGTGCGTGCCGTGAAGACGTTTGCAGAGGGGCTTCAGCACGACCACGACGCTGTTCTGGCCTCGATGCAGACCCCATGGAGCAATGGGCAGTGCGAAGGCCAGGTTACTCGGCTCAAGCCTCTCAAGCGGCAGATGTACGGGCGTGCCTGCTTCGACCTGCTGCGCTGTCGTGTGCTGCTGGCGACTTGA
- a CDS encoding Gfo/Idh/MocA family protein gives MARQGERRIRYAVVGAGNLAQVAILPAFQNAKDNSELVAIFSSDREKRAALKKQYGVECAGYEDFEQVCRDARVDAVYIVLPNTMHREFTERAARVGVHVLCEKPMATTVEDCEAMIRVADEHDVRLMIAYRLHFEEANLRAIELLRSGTLGEPSLFSAVMTQQARPGDIRTRQEVGGGALLDEGPYPINAARYLFGAEPTEVMCFTQEDPDSRFEGVDGTALALLRFSGGRLAQFAISHAASEVSSYRVVGSKGDLRVEPGFGYGTERKHFLTVEGKTLERSFADQDQFAPELLYFSRCILEGREPEPSGWEGLADVRVVVALQESARTGRAVKLPPFERRERPSMDQLITRPAFTPPEPVNAPSPTLE, from the coding sequence ATGGCCCGACAAGGCGAGCGACGAATCCGATACGCGGTGGTGGGGGCGGGCAACCTGGCCCAGGTGGCCATCCTCCCGGCGTTCCAGAACGCGAAGGACAACTCGGAGCTGGTGGCCATCTTCTCCTCGGACCGGGAGAAGCGCGCGGCCCTGAAGAAGCAGTACGGCGTGGAGTGCGCCGGCTACGAGGACTTCGAGCAGGTGTGCCGCGACGCGCGCGTGGACGCCGTCTACATCGTCCTGCCCAACACGATGCACCGCGAGTTCACCGAGCGCGCCGCGCGGGTGGGCGTGCACGTGCTGTGCGAGAAGCCGATGGCGACGACGGTGGAGGACTGCGAGGCGATGATTCGCGTCGCGGACGAGCACGACGTCCGGCTGATGATTGCCTACCGGCTCCACTTCGAGGAGGCGAACCTGCGGGCCATCGAGCTGTTGCGCTCGGGCACGCTGGGCGAGCCGTCGCTCTTCTCCGCGGTGATGACGCAGCAGGCGCGGCCCGGGGACATCCGCACGCGCCAGGAGGTGGGCGGCGGGGCGCTGCTCGACGAGGGGCCCTATCCCATCAACGCCGCGCGCTACCTCTTCGGCGCCGAGCCCACGGAGGTCATGTGCTTCACGCAGGAGGACCCGGACTCGCGCTTCGAGGGGGTGGACGGCACGGCGCTCGCGCTGCTGCGCTTCTCCGGCGGACGGCTGGCGCAGTTCGCCATCAGTCACGCCGCGTCGGAGGTCTCCAGCTACCGCGTGGTCGGCTCCAAGGGCGATTTGCGCGTGGAGCCGGGCTTCGGCTACGGCACCGAGCGCAAGCACTTCCTCACCGTGGAAGGGAAGACGCTGGAGCGGAGCTTCGCGGACCAGGACCAGTTCGCGCCGGAGCTGCTCTACTTCTCGCGGTGCATCCTGGAGGGGCGCGAGCCGGAGCCTTCGGGCTGGGAGGGGCTGGCGGACGTGCGGGTGGTCGTCGCGCTCCAGGAGTCGGCGCGCACGGGGCGCGCGGTGAAGCTGCCGCCCTTCGAGCGTCGCGAGCGGCCGTCCATGGACCAGCTCATCACCCGTCCGGCCTTCACGCCGCCCGAGCCGGTGAACGCGCCGTCACCCACGCTGGAGTGA
- a CDS encoding TIR domain-containing protein: MPHSVFISYVYEEKSYKDRVASWIEGQRLGSNVVVTCERADVRQHGEQEIRNHLRPLIQGAAAVLVLVGDTSHSRKWIDYEVSVAQSLHKVIIPVRIPGTLGGLPREIRAEPEVTFEPNAISRALRDGLG, translated from the coding sequence ATGCCGCATTCCGTCTTCATCAGCTACGTCTACGAGGAGAAGTCCTACAAGGACAGGGTTGCGAGCTGGATCGAAGGGCAGCGGCTGGGTTCCAATGTCGTCGTTACGTGTGAGCGCGCCGATGTCCGGCAGCACGGCGAGCAGGAGATCCGCAACCACCTGCGGCCGCTCATCCAGGGAGCCGCCGCCGTTCTCGTGCTCGTGGGGGACACGAGCCACAGCCGCAAGTGGATCGACTACGAGGTCTCGGTGGCGCAGTCGCTCCACAAGGTCATCATCCCGGTCCGCATCCCCGGGACGCTGGGCGGCCTGCCCCGGGAGATCCGGGCCGAGCCCGAAGTCACGTTCGAGCCCAACGCCATCTCCCGGGCGCTGCGGGACGGGTTGGGCTGA
- a CDS encoding TIR domain-containing protein has product MARKVFFSFHYDRDVRRVVQVRNSWVVRPEGEAQPFYDKAEFEEVKKRAGGIEKWIEEQLKGTSVTVVLFGAETYERPWVRHEIKRSYELGKGLLAIDIHNVKDPQHGADVQGKNPLDYWTIKQNGRDVPFSALYKTYDWVRDNGYANMLSWVEVAAKAAGR; this is encoded by the coding sequence TTGGCTCGGAAGGTCTTTTTCAGTTTCCACTACGACCGCGATGTGAGGCGTGTCGTGCAGGTTCGGAACTCCTGGGTCGTTCGCCCAGAAGGTGAGGCGCAACCCTTTTACGACAAGGCTGAGTTCGAAGAGGTGAAGAAGCGCGCCGGCGGCATTGAGAAGTGGATCGAGGAGCAACTAAAGGGGACTTCCGTGACGGTGGTTCTCTTTGGTGCAGAAACCTACGAACGTCCTTGGGTACGGCACGAGATCAAGCGGAGCTACGAACTCGGTAAGGGACTGCTCGCGATTGACATCCACAACGTGAAGGATCCGCAGCATGGAGCCGATGTGCAAGGGAAGAACCCTCTCGATTACTGGACGATCAAGCAGAATGGGCGCGATGTGCCGTTCTCTGCCCTCTACAAGACTTACGATTGGGTGCGCGACAATGGCTATGCCAATATGTTGTCTTGGGTTGAAGTGGCCGCGAAGGCTGCTGGGCGTTGA
- a CDS encoding SDR family oxidoreductase — protein MSEPSIAVTGCTGKLGGRVARQLAGKGVPQRLIVRDEKRAPRLPGAGVHVATYQDRGALSRALEGMRTVLFVSAKESPTRLDEHFAFIETAASVGVQTLVYTSFQGAAPHATFTFARDHWATEQKLREQRFASVILRDSLYLDFLPMLAGEDGIIRGPAGNGRVAAVAQSDIADVATAVLLHPEPHRGQTYSLTGPSALSFDDIAQVLTRRLGKPIRYYAESIDEAYRSRAHYGAPQWQVDAWVSTYTAIASGEMSAVTSDVERVTGHPPLGLEDLPLSPA, from the coding sequence ATGTCGGAGCCATCGATTGCCGTCACCGGTTGCACCGGCAAGCTGGGCGGACGCGTCGCGCGACAACTCGCCGGGAAGGGCGTCCCCCAGCGGCTCATCGTCCGCGACGAGAAACGCGCCCCCCGCCTCCCCGGCGCCGGGGTGCACGTCGCGACGTACCAGGACCGGGGCGCGCTCTCCCGGGCGCTGGAGGGCATGAGGACGGTGCTCTTCGTGTCCGCGAAGGAGTCCCCCACGCGGCTCGACGAGCACTTCGCCTTCATCGAGACCGCGGCCTCCGTGGGCGTGCAGACGCTCGTCTACACGTCGTTCCAGGGCGCGGCCCCCCACGCGACGTTCACCTTCGCGCGGGACCACTGGGCCACCGAGCAGAAGCTGCGCGAGCAGCGCTTCGCGTCGGTGATTCTGCGCGACAGCCTCTACCTGGACTTCCTGCCGATGCTGGCCGGTGAGGACGGCATCATCCGGGGACCCGCGGGCAACGGCCGTGTCGCCGCCGTCGCCCAGTCGGACATCGCCGACGTCGCCACCGCCGTATTGCTCCACCCGGAGCCGCATCGGGGACAGACGTACTCCCTGACGGGCCCGAGCGCGCTGAGCTTCGACGACATCGCCCAGGTGCTCACGCGCAGGCTCGGCAAGCCCATCCGCTACTACGCCGAGAGCATCGACGAGGCCTACCGCTCGCGCGCCCACTACGGCGCGCCCCAGTGGCAGGTGGACGCGTGGGTCAGCACCTATACGGCCATCGCCTCCGGGGAGATGTCCGCCGTCACCTCCGACGTCGAGCGTGTCACGGGCCACCCGCCCCTGGGGCTCGAGGACCTGCCGCTGTCGCCCGCGTGA
- a CDS encoding WD40 repeat domain-containing protein, with the protein MTSRPVSPCVVLLLVSWLGACSSGGQTPTPNPSRAPGVAQLQLDTVVVEPGAPAPMRCTASDPDGDAVAYVFDWGGSTSLVTSPEVPSGTTSGVVATFEREGTFQVRCRAVDAHGTAGEWSASVTLTVRDATPAGTWELQVRVVGKGRVTSTPVGVDCSEACDARFATGTRMTVEAEPAEGWRLLGMTPCQGAARSCELVIDRDSFVTALFAPETDATLSWQRSGARLPGAPQWSPDGTRLTALDGTSSRGPLRIWDARSGAVTRMIFAPADALFVGLAWMPESNTLAAGLSTGRVVLLDAVTGATLRTWAVQSGAVEALAWSPDGTRLATATNASKEVHVWNAATGERDGAPLTAVDRVRALTWSPDGSWLAMEAGRWGGAFSQWVEFHGVGTRGLEELLEIPGGFAWSPDGTRFAVGFEGEVRVYLTAGYRLESTYKGDWGRAALVEWSANGRWLAVGDPMRKLFVLDAATGTVLVDASQTPPTGTATGYDALSFHPTEPRFAVVDDLPSSVLDVFTMDVDKGTVVRGELLAHDLSVESVAWSPTGAMLASSGGEGKVQLWGPGGEWLRTLPRPGAKRVRALGWSADGTRLASGGDDGLVHLWNAADGTLAQLPISQSPATLVIDHVGLSPDGTLLATAASSPGAATERGVIRVFRVGTGAEVFRFPEGERRVLSLQWTPQGKLVAAFVDVGWSIWDPTTREVSTVPAHGADLFRSAALSPDGTRLVLGNNVGLFVREVATGSLVMSATTSIWPLSLAWSPDGRRFVGGTLAGQVLVWDTARFESPADVIGFHERGVAAVSWRSAENLIATGGGDVAVRVWRFAP; encoded by the coding sequence ATGACTTCTCGTCCCGTGTCCCCGTGCGTCGTACTGCTGCTGGTCTCGTGGCTCGGCGCCTGTTCCTCCGGTGGACAGACGCCCACCCCCAATCCCTCCCGTGCCCCCGGGGTGGCCCAGCTCCAGCTCGACACGGTGGTGGTGGAGCCCGGCGCTCCGGCGCCCATGCGCTGCACCGCCTCCGACCCGGATGGCGACGCCGTGGCGTATGTCTTCGACTGGGGCGGTTCGACGAGCCTGGTCACCTCCCCGGAGGTCCCGAGCGGCACGACGTCCGGCGTGGTCGCGACCTTCGAGCGGGAAGGGACGTTCCAGGTCCGCTGCCGCGCGGTGGACGCCCATGGCACCGCGGGCGAGTGGTCTGCGTCGGTGACGCTGACCGTCCGGGACGCCACGCCGGCGGGCACCTGGGAGCTGCAGGTTCGCGTCGTGGGGAAGGGGCGCGTGACGAGCACTCCGGTGGGCGTCGACTGCTCGGAGGCGTGTGACGCGCGCTTCGCCACCGGGACGCGCATGACGGTGGAGGCCGAGCCCGCCGAGGGGTGGCGCCTGCTGGGGATGACGCCCTGCCAGGGCGCGGCGCGAAGCTGCGAGCTGGTCATCGACCGCGACAGCTTCGTGACCGCGCTCTTCGCGCCGGAGACCGACGCGACGCTGTCCTGGCAGCGCTCGGGCGCGCGGCTGCCCGGGGCGCCGCAGTGGAGTCCTGACGGCACGCGGCTCACCGCGTTGGATGGGACCTCGAGTCGCGGGCCGCTGCGCATCTGGGACGCGCGGAGCGGCGCGGTGACGCGGATGATCTTCGCGCCGGCCGACGCGCTCTTCGTCGGGCTCGCGTGGATGCCGGAGAGCAACACGCTGGCCGCGGGGCTGTCGACGGGCCGCGTGGTCCTGCTGGACGCGGTGACGGGCGCGACGCTTCGCACGTGGGCCGTCCAGAGCGGCGCCGTGGAGGCGCTCGCGTGGAGCCCGGATGGCACCCGCCTGGCCACGGCGACGAACGCGAGCAAGGAGGTCCATGTCTGGAACGCCGCCACCGGTGAGCGCGACGGCGCGCCCCTGACGGCGGTGGACCGCGTGCGTGCGTTGACGTGGAGCCCGGATGGCTCATGGCTCGCGATGGAGGCGGGCCGGTGGGGTGGCGCTTTCTCGCAGTGGGTGGAGTTCCACGGCGTGGGGACGCGGGGGCTCGAGGAGCTCTTGGAGATCCCCGGCGGCTTCGCGTGGAGTCCGGACGGGACGCGCTTCGCGGTGGGCTTCGAGGGCGAGGTGCGGGTCTACCTCACCGCGGGCTACCGCCTGGAGTCCACGTACAAGGGCGACTGGGGCCGGGCGGCGCTGGTGGAGTGGAGCGCGAACGGGCGCTGGCTCGCGGTGGGAGACCCGATGCGCAAGCTGTTCGTGCTGGATGCGGCCACGGGCACCGTGCTGGTGGATGCCAGCCAGACGCCGCCGACGGGCACCGCCACGGGCTACGACGCGCTGAGCTTCCATCCGACCGAGCCTCGCTTCGCGGTGGTGGATGACCTGCCTTCGTCGGTGCTCGATGTCTTCACGATGGACGTGGACAAGGGGACGGTGGTCCGCGGCGAGCTGCTCGCGCACGACCTCTCGGTGGAGAGCGTGGCGTGGAGTCCGACAGGCGCGATGCTCGCGTCCAGCGGAGGCGAGGGAAAGGTCCAGCTGTGGGGGCCCGGCGGCGAGTGGTTGCGGACGCTCCCCCGTCCCGGCGCGAAGCGGGTGCGGGCGCTCGGCTGGAGCGCGGATGGAACGCGACTGGCGTCGGGAGGCGATGACGGCCTCGTGCATCTCTGGAACGCGGCGGACGGGACGCTCGCGCAGCTGCCCATCTCCCAGTCACCGGCGACGCTGGTCATCGACCACGTCGGCCTGAGCCCGGATGGGACCCTGCTGGCCACGGCGGCGAGCTCGCCGGGTGCGGCCACCGAGCGGGGTGTCATCCGCGTCTTCCGTGTCGGCACGGGCGCGGAGGTGTTCCGCTTCCCGGAGGGCGAGCGACGGGTCCTGTCGCTGCAGTGGACGCCCCAGGGCAAACTGGTCGCCGCCTTCGTGGACGTGGGCTGGTCCATCTGGGACCCCACCACCCGAGAGGTGTCGACCGTCCCGGCGCATGGCGCGGACCTGTTCCGCTCCGCGGCGCTGAGCCCGGATGGGACGCGGCTCGTGTTGGGCAACAACGTCGGTCTGTTCGTGCGCGAGGTCGCCACGGGCAGCCTCGTCATGTCGGCGACCACCTCCATCTGGCCGCTGTCGCTCGCGTGGAGTCCGGACGGGCGCCGCTTCGTGGGAGGGACCCTGGCTGGACAGGTCCTGGTCTGGGACACGGCCCGGTTCGAGAGCCCCGCCGACGTCATCGGCTTCCACGAGAG
- a CDS encoding NAD(P)-dependent alcohol dehydrogenase, with product MSEQTQAKAAVVWKKGGPFQLEDVTIDAPQADEVLVRMVATGMCHTDMIVRDQYYPVPLPAVLGHEGAGIVERVGSRVTKVVPGDHVVMAFTFCGKCDLCQSGHPAYCREFFARNMGGGRIDGSTATQKEGKPLHDHFFGQSSFGTLAIATERNIVKVRKDVPLELLGPLGCGISTGAGAVLNSMKVTAGSSFAAFGSGAVGLSAIMAAKLAGATTIIAVDTKPNRLKLALELGATHAVNGQDEDAVEFIRRVTGGKGVDFTLESTGHPKVLRQAVDALDILGTCGVVGAPPMGTDASFDVNDLMVPGKSIRGIVEGDSVPDVFIPQLIDLYSQGKFPFDKLVKFYPLTQINEAAKDSEKGDTLKPVIRMSQAN from the coding sequence ATGAGCGAGCAAACCCAGGCCAAGGCCGCGGTCGTCTGGAAGAAGGGCGGTCCGTTCCAACTCGAGGACGTCACCATCGACGCGCCCCAGGCCGACGAGGTGCTCGTCCGGATGGTCGCCACCGGCATGTGTCACACGGACATGATCGTCCGGGACCAGTACTACCCGGTGCCCCTGCCCGCGGTGCTCGGACACGAGGGCGCGGGCATCGTCGAGCGCGTGGGCAGCCGGGTGACGAAGGTGGTGCCGGGAGACCACGTCGTCATGGCCTTCACCTTCTGCGGCAAGTGCGACCTGTGTCAGTCCGGGCACCCGGCCTACTGCCGTGAGTTCTTCGCGCGCAACATGGGCGGCGGGCGAATCGACGGCTCCACCGCCACGCAGAAGGAGGGCAAGCCGCTGCACGACCACTTCTTCGGTCAGTCCTCCTTCGGCACGCTGGCCATCGCCACCGAGCGCAACATCGTCAAGGTGCGCAAGGACGTGCCGCTGGAGCTGCTCGGACCGCTTGGCTGCGGCATCTCCACCGGCGCGGGCGCGGTGCTCAACTCGATGAAGGTCACCGCGGGCAGCTCGTTCGCGGCGTTCGGCTCCGGCGCGGTGGGGCTCTCCGCCATCATGGCCGCGAAGCTCGCGGGCGCCACCACCATCATCGCCGTGGACACCAAGCCCAACCGGCTGAAGCTCGCGCTGGAGCTGGGCGCCACGCACGCGGTGAATGGCCAGGACGAGGACGCCGTGGAGTTCATCCGCCGCGTCACCGGCGGCAAGGGCGTGGACTTCACGCTGGAGTCCACCGGCCACCCCAAGGTGCTGCGGCAGGCCGTGGACGCGCTCGACATCCTGGGCACGTGCGGCGTTGTGGGCGCGCCGCCCATGGGCACCGACGCGAGCTTCGACGTGAATGACCTGATGGTGCCCGGCAAGAGCATCCGGGGCATCGTCGAGGGCGACAGCGTGCCGGACGTCTTCATCCCCCAGCTCATCGACCTCTACTCGCAGGGCAAGTTCCCGTTCGACAAGCTGGTGAAGTTCTACCCGCTGACGCAGATCAACGAGGCGGCCAAGGACTCCGAGAAGGGCGACACGCTCAAGCCCGTCATCCGGATGTCACAGGCGAACTGA
- a CDS encoding SEC-C metal-binding domain-containing protein, whose amino-acid sequence MPNSLGRNERCQCGSGKKYKKCHG is encoded by the coding sequence ATGCCAAATTCGCTCGGCCGAAACGAGCGCTGCCAATGCGGGAGCGGCAAGAAGTACAAGAAGTGCCATGGCTGA
- a CDS encoding toll/interleukin-1 receptor domain-containing protein, with product MGTAPCYQVVLLEPERQYVPAGGHSVTLRATLERQLTALGLEPMTALRVLDETNFHHARDPFLPVAAVYFGGLHQSVEATQIVEQLRAEGRFVLPVVPTLVGYGTQVPAALAPINGMELSPNDPDLQHAVARLMEDLGLMRSRRLVFISYKRDESRGVALQLHHALEARSFDVFLDTHSIQRGDEFQPMLWDRMGDADLLILLDTPHAFTSKWVEQEVARAHNLGLGVLQLIWPPPHKRTLGTELCEPVSLEAKDFEGTPSEPGSTLLDSRMEEVVALAEGTRARSLASRKTRVITEFCKQMEGLGVDVVVQPSGHLEVQHPSMEATHVFPIVGHPETSLLQQIEDDCLKCGPPPPRGCLIYDPLGMWPKKAAHLEWLNKSLPIKSLAVTEVLKWLTP from the coding sequence ATGGGTACCGCGCCCTGCTATCAGGTGGTGCTGCTCGAGCCGGAGCGGCAGTATGTCCCAGCAGGTGGCCACTCGGTCACGCTGCGGGCCACCCTCGAGCGCCAGCTGACGGCTCTGGGGCTGGAGCCCATGACCGCGCTCCGAGTGCTGGACGAGACCAACTTCCACCACGCGAGGGATCCGTTCCTGCCTGTGGCCGCCGTGTACTTCGGTGGGCTGCACCAGAGTGTAGAGGCCACCCAGATCGTGGAGCAGCTGCGCGCGGAGGGGCGCTTCGTACTGCCCGTGGTCCCGACACTGGTGGGCTATGGCACGCAGGTGCCTGCGGCGCTGGCCCCCATCAACGGAATGGAGCTGAGCCCGAACGACCCCGACCTGCAGCACGCCGTGGCCCGGCTCATGGAAGACCTGGGGCTGATGCGCTCGCGCCGGCTGGTCTTCATCAGCTACAAGCGGGACGAGTCGCGTGGCGTCGCGCTCCAGCTCCACCACGCGCTGGAGGCGCGCTCGTTCGATGTCTTCTTGGACACGCACAGCATCCAGCGGGGTGATGAGTTCCAGCCCATGCTGTGGGATAGGATGGGAGACGCGGACCTGCTCATCCTGCTCGATACTCCACATGCCTTCACCAGCAAGTGGGTGGAGCAGGAGGTCGCTCGCGCGCACAACCTGGGACTTGGCGTGCTCCAGCTCATCTGGCCCCCGCCTCACAAGCGGACGCTCGGGACGGAGCTGTGCGAGCCGGTGTCCCTGGAGGCCAAGGACTTCGAGGGCACGCCAAGCGAGCCGGGATCGACGCTCTTGGACTCCCGGATGGAAGAAGTCGTGGCCCTGGCCGAGGGCACCCGCGCTCGTTCCCTGGCGAGCCGGAAGACCAGGGTCATTACCGAGTTCTGCAAGCAGATGGAAGGGCTCGGGGTGGACGTGGTCGTCCAACCCTCGGGTCACCTGGAGGTGCAACATCCCTCCATGGAGGCCACGCACGTCTTCCCGATCGTGGGCCACCCGGAGACCTCCCTGCTGCAGCAGATCGAGGATGACTGCTTGAAGTGCGGCCCCCCCCCGCCCCGCGGGTGCCTCATCTACGACCCGCTGGGGATGTGGCCCAAGAAAGCAGCGCACCTGGAGTGGCTCAACAAGAGCCTTCCAATCAAGTCCCTGGCCGTCACGGAGGTGCTCAAGTGGCTGACACCGTAG